The Juglans regia cultivar Chandler chromosome 2, Walnut 2.0, whole genome shotgun sequence genome includes a window with the following:
- the LOC108984960 gene encoding uncharacterized protein LOC108984960 — MDSPQSVVSPFKNSHLAEPEKQKSDFFLRNSGSLSKGYEVNSKDASVCNIEDFMGVLEVYVHQARDIHNICIYHKQDVYAKLCLTSDPENTVSTKIINGGGRNPVFNDNVRLNVRSIVSSLKCEIWMLSRVRNYLEDQLLGFALVPLSEVLVKNGKLEKEFSLSSTDLFHSPAGFVQLSLSYNGASPEVMAIPAMPTALATNGTVQDTEISESLSNDLDKIEFPDPKIVNEDQLMVSEYIGLPCPSLDSQSSESLAASEAENLSSEGGAHVVESFSTDTSESIQHSKVDSPLSSVSTNGIFSPSNLASLESSDAPEALKSPNLERVSAPKENIVDAKDGESDSSGGGPSDSPTKPVVTVNIEPEQNVVQQDIVDMYMKSMQQFTESLAKMKLPLDIDSGTTNSGNSSSEQKLQASKNSGSRVFYGSRAFF; from the coding sequence ATGGACTCCCCACAATCTGTTGTGTCACCATTCAAGAACTCCCATTTAGCCGAGCCTGAGAAGCAGAAATCCGACTTCTTCCTACGGAACTCTGGTTCCTTGTCAAAGGGATATGAGGTCAACAGCAAGGATGCTTCTGTGTGTAACATAGAGGACTTCATGGGTGTTCTTGAGGTTTATGTACACCAGGCTAGGGACATCCATAACATCTGCATATACCACAAGCAAGATGTTTATGCCAAGCTTTGCCTGACTAGCGATCCTGAAAACACAGTCTCCACCAAAATCATTAATGGTGGTGGAAGGAATCCGGTTTTCAACGATAATGTCCGTCTCAACGTTCGATCAATTGTTTCCTCGCTCAAATGTGAGATATGGATGTTGAGCAGGGTGAGGAATTATCTCGAGGATCAGTTGCTGGGATTTGCTTTGGTGCCATTATCTGAAGTCCTCGTCAAGAATGGGAAGTTGGAGAAAGAGTTCTCTCTATCTTCAACTGATCTGTTCCATTCCCCAGCAGGGTTTGTTCAATTGTCTCTCTCCTATAATGGGGCTTCGCCAGAAGTGATGGCTATTCCGGCAATGCCAACTGCTTTGGCCACAAATGGAACTGTTCAGGACACAGAAATATCTGAGTCGCTATCAAATGATTTAGATAAGATCGAGTTCCCTGATCCTAAGATTGTGAATGAAGACCAGTTGATGGTATCCGAGTATATTGGGTTACCATGTCCCAGTTTGGACTCTCAGAGCTCCGAGAGCTTGGCTGCTTCTGAGGCTGAAAATCTTAGTTCAGAAGGGGGTGCTCATGTCGTGGAAAGCTTCTCAACTGATACAAGTGAATCCATCCAACATTCCAAGGTCGATTCTCCTCTTAGCAGTGTGTCAACTAATGGAATTTTTTCTCCTTCTAACCTTGCAAGCTTGGAGTCTTCTGATGCTCCAGAAGcattaaaatctccaaatcTGGAACGTGTTTCAGCCCCAAAAGAGAATATTGTGGACGCTAAAGATGGTGAGAGCGATTCCTCAGGTGGGGGGCCAAGCGATTCACCGACCAAGCCTGTTGTTACAGTCAACATTGAGCCGGAACAGAATGTGGTGCAGCAGGATATCGTAGACATGTACATGAAAAGCATGCAGCAGTTTACTGAGTCGTTGGCAAAGATGAAGCTGCCTCTGGACATTGACAGTGGAACAACCAATTCAGGGAATTCAAGCTCTGAGCAGAAATTACAGGCATCAAAGAACTCCGGTTCCCGTGTGTTTTATGGGAGTAGGGCTTTCTTCTGA
- the LOC108984974 gene encoding protein TORNADO 1, whose amino-acid sequence MASNQNLKDLQWVLHTIKSESLNLHNISFYLSQPTSGCYQETENSMNINISKDSLPHFSNLLTALGTAKNIQSTLINLEFHRVEWELQQVLNVGVLLENSLSIKQVAFRRNRFRTECILQFSEIFQRNKVIKEIMLSESGIGYAGAGILASALKVNDGLEELQIWEDSIGSKGAEELSKMIEANSTLKLLTIFDSKPITATPLISAVLARNRAMEVHVWSGQNGEKSSKVVEFSPENSTLRIYRLDVSGACRVACALGWNSTVKSLDMTGVRLKSRWAKEFRWVLELNNSLKEVSLSKTCLKDKGVVYVAAGLFKNRSLESLYLDGNWFGGIGVEHLLCPLSRFSALQFQANITLKSVTFGGGRTKMGRDGLAAILQMLTTNESVTRLGIYDDESLRPDDIVKIIKSLERNATLRHLSLQGCKGVRGELVLQTIVETLHINPWIEVIDLSRTPLQNSGKTDGIYQRLGQNGKTEPEMDLLKDMPFTVPKSCRVFFCGQEYAGKTTLCHSISQNFSSKVPYMDQVRTLVNPVEQAIRTNGMKIKTLKDEDTKISIWNLAGQHEFYSLHDLMFPGHGSASFFLVISSLYRKPNNREPKTAVEIEEDLQYWLRFIVSNSRRAVQQCMLPNVTIVLTHYDKINQTSQNLQATVNSIQGLRDKFQGFVDFYPTVFTVDARSSASVSKLAHHIRKTSKTILQRVPQVYQLCNDLIQILSDWRSENYNKPAMKWKEFDELCQIKVPPLRISRHENKTKVEMRRRTIATCLHHMGEVIYFDDPGFLVLDCEWFCGEVLGQLIKLDVRRQSSMENNGFISRKELEKILRGNLQSQIPGMGSKVFENLDTSDLVRMMLKLELCYEQDPSDPNSLLLIPSILEEGRGKPQRWQLSTPDCLYAGRHLECDDSSHMFLTPGFFPRLQVHLHNRIVGLRNQQGATYSLEKYLISISINGIYIRIELGGQLGHYIDVLACSTNNLTETLRLVQQLIIPAIQSLCHGILLTENVMRPECVRNLTPPRYRKTQFVSLQQLKQALLSVPADSMYDYQHTWSSVSDSDRPILGAGFDLARELLSDDDFREVLHRRYHDLYDLAVELQVPPENSQDGPNHPLSTGDETDKVEATFGGIAKGVEAVLQRLKIIEQEIRDLKQEIQGLRYYEHRLLIQLHHKMNYLVNYNVQLEERKVPNMFYFVRTENYSRRLVTNMISGMTALRLHMLCEFRREMHVVEDQMGCELMQVDNRAVKSLAPYMKKFMKLLTFALKIGAHLAAGMGEMIPDLSREVAHLADSSLIYGAAGAVAAGAAGAAAMGRVQGSRNRGRAIEEDQRTAQQWVVDFLRERRCSTGKDIAENFGLYRVRYRDDGQIAWVCRRHMSIRANEIMEVPI is encoded by the exons ATGGCATCAAATCAGAACCTCAAAGATCTCCAGTGGGTTCTGCATACAATCAAATCCGAAAGCCTCAACCTACACAACATCTCCTTTTACCTCTCTCAACCAACTTCAGGTTGTTACCAAGAAACAGAAAACTCTATGAATATAAACATCTCCAAGGACAGCCTTCCACACTTCTCCAACCTCCTCACAGCATTAGGAACAGCCAAAAACATCCAATCAACTCTGATAAACTTGGAGTTCCACCGAGTTGAATGGGAGTTACAGCAAGTACTAAATGTTGGCGTGTTGCTTGAGAATAGCTTGAGCATTAAGCAAGTTGCTTTTCGAAGAAATAGATTCCGAACAGAATGTATATTGCAGTTCTCTGAGATCTTTCAGAGAAATAAAGTGATCAAGGAGATCATGCTTTCTGAATCAGGTATCGGCTATGCTGGAGCTGGGATTCTTGCTTCAGCACTCAAGGTAAATGACGGTTTGGAAGAATTGCAGATATGGGAAGACTCAATTGGTTCGAAAGGAGCAGAGGAGCTCTCAAAGATGATCGAAGCAAACTCAACACTAAAGCTGTTAACAATATTCGACTCAAAACCCATTACAGCAACCCCACTTATTTCAGCAGTTTTAGCGAGGAACAGGGCCATGGAAGTTCATGTTTGGAGTGgacaaaatggagaaaaaagttCAAAGGTCGTCGAGTTTTCACCTGAAAACAGCACACTTCGTATATACCGTCTCGATGTTTCAGGTGCTTGCAGGGTTGCTTGTGCACTTGGGTGGAACTCGACGGTCAAGTCACTTGACATGACTGGAGTCCGGCTAAAATCACGGTGGGCTAAGGAGTTTCGATGGGTTTTGGAACTAAATAATAGTCTTAAAGAGGTAAGCTTGTCAAAGACTTGCCTCAAAGACAAGGGAGTTGTATATGTTGCGGCTGGACTATTCAAGAACCGGAGTTTGGAAAGCTTATATCTAGATGGAAACTGGTTCGGCGGAATTGGTGTGGAACATCTACTCTGCCCTTTGAGCAGGTTTTCCGCACTCCAATTCCAAGCCAACATTACTCTGAAGTCTGTAACTTTCGGAGGAGGGAGAACGAAAATGGGAAGGGATGGGCTTGCAGCCATTTTGCAGATGCTTACAACCAATGAAAGTGTGACCCGGCTAGGAATTTACGATGATGAGAGTTTGAGACCGGATGATAttgtcaaaatcatcaaaagCTTGGAGAGGAATGCCACTTTGAGACACTTGTCTTTGCAAGGCTGCAAAGGGGTTCGAGGAGAGTTGGTGCTTCAGACAATTGTGGAGACATTACACATAAATCCTTGGATTGAAGTCATTGATCTCTCAAGAACACCGCTACAGAATTCAGGGAAGACTGATGGAATTTATCAAAGACTAGGTCAGAATGGGAAGACTGAGCCAGAAATGGATTTGCTAAAGGACATGCCATTTACAGTGCCCAAGAGCTGTAGAGTTTTCTTCTGTGGGCAAGAATATGCAG gTAAGACCACACTATGCCATTCCATATCACAGAATTTCTCTTCAAAAGTGCCCTACATGGACCAAGTTAGAACTCTAGTCAACCCAGTTGAACAAGCTATTAGAACAAACGGAATGAAGATAAAAACTCTCAAAGATGAAGACACAAAGATTTCAATATGGAACCTTGCAGGTCAGCATGAATTCTATTCTCTCCATGATCTCATGTTTCCAGGGCATGGGAGTGCATCGTTCTTCTTGGTCATATCCAGTTTATATAGGAAGCCTAACAACAGAGAACCAAAGACTGCAGTTGAAATAGAAGAGGACCTCCAGTATTGGCTCAGGTTCATAGTTTCGAACTCGAGAAGAGCGGTCCAACAATGCATGCTACCAAATGTGACTATAGTCCTGACACACTATGATAAAATCAATCAAACGTCACAAAACTTGCAGGCAACTGTAAATTCAATTCAGGGTCTGCGAGACAAGTTCCAGGGGTTTGTGGACTTCTATCCAACTGTATTCACAGTTGATGCAAGGTCATCTGCATCAGTCAGTAAACTCGCGCATCACATTCGGAAGACCAGCAAGACAATTCTCCAGAGAGTTCCTCAAGTTTATCAACTCTGCAATGATCTGATTCAGATCTTATCAGACTGGAGATCAGAGAACTACAATAAGCCAGCAATGAAGTGGAAAGAGTTTGATGAACTTTGCCAAATTAAGGTTCCACCATTAAGAATCTCAAGACATGAAAACAAAACGAAGGTTGAAATGAGGAGGAGGACTATTGCTACTTGTCTTCATCATATGGGAGAGGTCATTTATTTCGATGATCCTGGGTTTTTAGTCTTGGATTGTGAGTGGTTCTGTGGTGAAGTGCTTGGCCAGCTGATAAAATTAGATGTTAGAAGGCAAAGCTCCATGGAGAATAATGGATTCATCAGTAGGAAAGAATTGGAGAAGATTCTGAGAGGAAATTTGCAGAGCCAGATTCCGGGAATGGGTTCAAAGGTGTTTGAGAACTTGGATACCAGTGACCTTGTGAGGATGATGTTGAAACTGGAACTCTGTTATGAACAAGATCCATCAGATCCAAATTCTCTGCTATTGATCCCCTCGATTCTTGAAGAAGGCAGAGGAAAGCCACAGAGATGGCAGTTAAGCACACCTGACTGCCTTTATGCAGGGCGGCATCTTGAGTGTGACGATTCAAGCCACATGTTTCTCACACCAGGATTCTTTCCTCGTTTACAG GTGCATCTGCATAACAGAATCGTGGGTTTAAGGAACCAACAGGGAGCAACTTACAGTCTTGAGAAGTACCTCATCTCAATAAGTATCAACGGAATCTACATCAGAATAGAGCTTGGAGGACAGTTGGGTCACTACATTGATGTCCTCGCATGCTCAACCAACAACCTGACAGAGACCCTTCGACTCGTCCAGCAGCTCATAATTCCAGCAATCCAAAGCCTCTGCCATGGGATACTTTTGACTGAGAATGTCATGCGGCCAGAATGTGTGCGAAATCTGACACCCCCCAGATACAGGAAAACTCAATTTGTGTCTTTGCAACAATTGAAACAAGCACTGCTTTCCGTTCCTGCTGACAGCATGTATGATTATCAACATACCTGGAGTTCAGTCTCAGACTCCGACAGGCCTATCCTCGGAGCTGGTTTTGATTTGGCTAGAGAGCTACTATCAGATGATGACTTTCGGGAAGTACTGCATCGAAGATATCATGACCTATATGACCTTGCCGTGGAATTGCAAGTCCCACCAGAGAACAGCCAAGATGGACCAAATCACCCATTATCTACAGGTGATGAAACAGACAAAGTTGAAGCAACTTTTGGCGGTATTGCCAAGGGAGTAGAAGCCGTTTTGCAGAGACTGAAGATTATTGAACAAGAAATCAGAGATTTGAAGCAGGAGATCCAAGGATTGAGATATTATGAACACAGACTCCTCATTCAGCTTCATCATAAAATGAACTACCTAGTGAACTACAATGTCCAACTGGAAGAGAGGAAAGTACCCAACATGTTCTATTTTGTCAGAACAGAAAACTACTCGAGGAGATTGGTCACAAACATGATTTCTGGGATGACTGCACTCCGGCTTCACATGCTATGCGAGTTCCGACGGGAAATGCATGTTGTTGAAGATCAGATGGGCTGTGAACTGATGCAAGTCGATAACAGGGCTGTAAAATCTTTGGCTCCATACATGAAGAAGTTCATGAAACTGTTAACGTTTGCTCTTAAGATAGGAGCCCATCTAGCAGCTGGGATGGGAGAAATGATACCGGATTTGAGCAGGGAAGTTGCCCACCTGGCTGACTCTTCCCTTATTTATGGGGCAGCAGGAGCAGTTGCAGCTGGGGCTGCAGGGGCTGCGGCTATGGGACGGGTGCAGGGGAGTAGGAATAGAGGCAGGGCCAtagaagaagatcaaagaaCAGCGCAGCAATGGGTCGTGGATTTTTTAAGGGAGAGGAGGTGCTCAACTGGAAAGGACATTGCAGAGAATTTTGGATTATACAGAGTGAGATACAGGGATGATGGCCAGATTGCTTGGGTCTGTAGGAGACATATGAGCATCAGAGCAAATGAAATAATGGAAGTTCCCATCTGA
- the LOC108984984 gene encoding heterogeneous nuclear ribonucleoprotein 1-like, producing MESDLGKLFIGGISWDTDEERLKDYFRIYGEVVEAVIMRDRATGRARGFGFVVFADPVVAERVIMDKHVIDGRTVEAKKAVPKDDQHILNRNTGSFHGSPGPGRTKKIFVGGLASTVTESDFKRYFDQFGTITDVVVMYDHNTQRPRGFGFITYDSEDAVDRVLHKQFHELNGKMVEVKRAVPKEQSPGSSRSPLMGYNHGLNRANSFLNSYYNVSPVGGYGVRMDGRLNQVASSRSGFSPFGTTGYGMGLNLEPGLSPSYGGNSNFGNSLGYARMLSPYYSGNSNRYSTPIGYSGGNGRNDSLLNSTTRNVWGNGGLNNAANPSSSGTYVGSGSGAFGVFGNSSANWGPSLVSTHGGGSPPSYTSGSIGYGSGDNSFGLGGGTYGRNSGSGVAQSSTFATPTGVYEGSYGDLYGSGSVYGDSTWRSATPELDGSGSFGYGLGNISSDVTAQSSEGYIGSYNVTSRQPNRGITT from the exons ATGGAATCAGATCTTGGAAAGCTCTTCATTGGTGGTATTTCTTGGGACACAGATGAAGAACGTCTTAAAGACTATTTTAGGATATACGGGGAGGTGGTTGAGGCCGTGATCATGAGAGATCGTGCCACCGGGCGTGCTCGTGGCTTTGGTTTCGTAGTCTTTGCGGATCCTGTTGTTGCAGAAAGAGTCATCATGGATAAGCACGTGATTGATGGTCGCACA GTTGAAGCAAAGAAGGCTGTTCCCAAGGATGATCAGCACATTTTAAATAGAAACACTGGTAGTTTTCATGGATCTCCAGGTCCTGGACGTACAAAAAAGATTTTTGTTGGAGGTTTAGCATCTACTGTCACAGAGAGCGACTTTAAGAGATACTTTGATCAGTTTGGTACAATTACTGATGTTGTAGTTATGTATGATCACAACACCCAAAGGCCAAGAGGCTTTGGCTTCATCACCTATGATTCTGAGGATGCAGTGGATAGAGTGCTGCATAAGCAATTTCATGAACTGAATGGTAAGATGGTTGAGGTCAAGAGGGCAGTCCCCAAAGAGCAATCCCCAGGGTCCAGCCGAAGCCCTCTTATGGGATATAACCATGGTTTGAATAGGGCCAATAGTTTCCTTAACAGTTATTATAATGTGAGCCCAGTTGGAGGTTACGGAGTCAGGATGGATGGTAGGCTTAATCAAGTTGCTAGTAGTCGAAGTGGGTTTTCCCCATTTGGTACAACTGGTTATGGAATGGGTTTGAATTTGGAGCCAGGGCTGAGCCCAAGCTATGGTGGCAATTCCAACTTTGGTAATAGTCTTGGATATGCACGGATGTTGAGTCCTTATTATAGTGGCAATTCAAACAGGTACAGTACTCCTATTGGGTATAGTGGGGGTAATGGAAGAAACGATTCTCTTTTAAACTCAACCACTCGGAATGTCTGGGGAAATGGGGGTCTTAACAATGCTGCAAACCCTTCCAGCTCTGGTACTTATGTGGGCTCCGGAAGTGGGGCTTTTGGCGTTTTTGGGAATAGCAGTGCAAACTGGGGCCCTTCCCTAGTTTCCACCCATGGTGGAGGGAGTCCTCCTAGTTATACTAGTGGGAGTATTGGTTATGGCAGTGGAGATAACAGCTTTGGGTTGGGAGGGGGAACGTATGGAAGAAACAGTGGCTCTGGTGTAGCACAATCATCAACATTCGCTACACCAACTGGAGTCTATGAGGGGTCATATGGTGATTTGTATGGTAGTGGCTCAGTTTATGGTGATTCAACTTGGCGGTCTGCTACTCCTGAGCTAGATGGTTCTGGCTCATTTGGTTATGGGCTTGGCAATATATCTTCAGATGTCACCGCCCAAAGTTCTGAGGGTTATATTGGAAGTTACAATGTTACAAGTAGACAACCAAATAGAG GAATTACCACATAG
- the LOC108983430 gene encoding probable LRR receptor-like serine/threonine-protein kinase At4g31250, with protein sequence MLQTTNVQNGRDLKRLGCIIFLPLLITVCLGDQLSESQYLFNFIKAIDPQNVLGIDWNIGTLVHHACLHKLKGVKCNSRATTIEEIRLENLNLSGIIDAEPLCKLRNLRVLSLAKNHIRGTIPDSISHCSRLTYLNLSNNLLSGTLPLALKRLKYLRSLDISNNLLRGRLPMDLTKLKYLRSSSISNNHLIKQELKHLHTYSLISSTSQKEAWVEALESKYPPTESPKPKAVNGPWYGNWAVWIALVLGIGIFVLVIAWILRKKDADLPEEMEILKVIKDPSLKTPPAMPREEVKPIERRSELVFFVEEQERFQLEDLLEATADLRKETVRSSLYKVVLKNSALYAVKRLKKLQVSFEEFGRTMRQIGSLKHPNILPLVGYHSTKEEKLFIYKYQSNGSLLNVLEDYIEGKRDFPWGLRLSIASGMAKGLDFIYQSSDDREIISHGNLKLSNILLDENNEPLISEYGFSKFLEPKQTSVFTSNGHTAPEKSLTERADVFSFGVILLELLTGKTVENSGIDLPKWVKAMVREEWTGEVFDKEISRAASQWAFPLLNIALKCVSYSPDNRPTMSEVLEKIEEVMNAQRDHSISEDCCCQSNRNDCCILHTLISDTWESPGSNY encoded by the exons ATGTTACAAACTACAAATGTGCAGAACGGGAGGGATTTGAAGAGGCTGGGATGCATCATTTTCCTTCCGCTCTTAATCACGGTCTGTTTGGGAGATCAGTTATCGGAATCCCAGTATTTGTTCAATTTCATTAAAGCCATTGATCCACAAAATGTGCTAGGAATTGACTGGAATATTGGGACGTTGGTGCATCACGCCTGCTTGCATAAGTTGAAGGGTGTAAAATGCAACTCAAGGGCTACCACCATAGAAGAAATCAGGCTTGAGAATCTTAATCTTAGTGGCATCATTGATGCAGAACCCCTTTGCAAGCTCCGAAATCTGCGAGTTCTTAGCTTAGCAAAGAATCACATCAGAGGAACTATTCCTGACTCAATATCGCATTGCTCAAGGCTGACTTATTTAAATCTAAGCAACAATCTTCTGAGTGGAACGTTACCTCTGGCTCTAAAAAGATTGAAATATCTCAGGAGCTTGGACATCTCCAACAATCTTCTGCGTGGAAGGTTGCCCATGGATCTAACTAAACTGAAATATCTTCGGAGCTCGAGCATCTCTAACAATCATCTTATCAAGCAGGAACTCAAGCACCTCCATACATATTCCTTGATATCAAGTACATCACAGAAAGAAGCCTGGGTAGAGGCATTGGAATCAAAGTACCCACCTACGGAGAGCCCAAAGCCCAAAGCTGTTAATGGCCCGTGGTATGGGAACTGGGCAGTCTGGATAGCTCTAGTTCTGGGCATTGGAATCTTTGTTTTGGTGATCGCATGGATACTGAGAAAGAAGGACGCAGACTTACCCGAAGAGATGGAGATTCTGAAGGTAATTAAGGATCCTTCTCTTAAAACACCTCCAGCCATGCCCAGAGAGGAAGTTAAGCCAATCGAAAGACGCTCAGAGCTTGTGTTCTTTGTTGAAGAGCAGGAAAGGTTCCAATTGGAGGACCTCCTTGAAGCCACAGCTGACTTGCGAAAGGAGACCGTTCGCAGCAGCCTTTACAAGGTAGTTCTTAAAAACAGTGCCCTTTATGCAGttaagagattgaagaaattgCAGGTATCATTCGAGGAATTTGGCCGAACTATGAGGCAGATAGGAAGCTTAAAGCATCCAAACATTCTGCCCCTTGTTGGTTACCATTCAACGAAGGAAGAAAAACTTTTCATCTATAAGTATCAAAGCAATGGGAGTCTGCTAAACGTGCTGGAAG ACTATATTGAAGGTAAGAGGGATTTCCCTTGGGGACTTCGGCTGTCCATAGCAAGTGGGATGGCAAAGGGTTTGGACTTCATATATCAAAGTTCTGATGATCGGGAGATAATCTCTCATGGGAATCTTAAGCTATCAAATATACTTTTGGACGAAAATAATGAACCGCTAATAAGTGAATATGGGTTTTCGAAATTTCTGGAACCCAAGCAAACAAGCGTCTTCACCTCCAATGGCCATACAGCTCCTGAGAAAAGCTTGACAGAAAGAGCCGATGTTTTTAGCTTTGGTGTGATACTCTTGGAGCTACTGACAGGAAAAACTGTAGAGAATAGTGGGATAGACCTTCCTAAATGGGTAAAGGCCATGGTGAGGGAAGAATGGACCGGAGAGGTATTTGACAAAGAGATCAGTAGAGCTGCATCACAGTGGGCATTTCCTTTGCTGAATATAGCCCTCAAGTGTGTATCATATTCTCCTGACAATCGGCCAACCATGTCAGAAGTTTTGGAGAAGATAGAGGAGGTCATGAATGCACAAAGGGACCATTCCATTTCAGAAGACTGTTGTTGTCAATCTAACCGAAATGATTGTTGTATACTTCACACTCTCATATCTGATACCTGGGAGAGTCCTGGATCAAATTATTAG
- the LOC108983435 gene encoding probable serine/threonine-protein kinase WNK11 has product MRPSVNPDPSDKDSEPFVEIDQTGRYGRYNELLGSGAVKKVYRAFDQEEAIEVAWNQVKLRNFINDPAMIDRIYSEVRLLKTLTSKNIIALYNVWRDEEKNTLNFITEVCTSGNLREYRKKHRHVSMKALKKWSKQILKGLDYLHTHEPCVIHRDLNCSNVFVNGNVGQVKIGDLGLAAIVGKSHMAHSVLGTPEFMAPELYEEDYTELVDIYSFGMCFLEMVTLEIPYSECDNVAKIYKKVSSGVRPQAMSKVKDPEVRAFIEKCLAQPRARPSAAELLKDPFFDELDDDENDEIMIVV; this is encoded by the exons ATG AGGCCTAGTGTGAACCCCGATCCATCTGATAAAGATTCCGAGCCTTTCGTCGAGATTGATCAAACGGGCCGGTACGGCCGTTACAACGAGCTGCTTGGGTCTGGGGCAGTGAAAAAAGTCTACCGCGCGTTTGATCAAGAAGAAGCAATAGAAGTAGCATGGAACCAAGTCAAACTACGAAACTTCATCAACGATCCCGCCATGATCGACAGAATTTACTCCGAGGTCCGGTTGCTAAAAACCTTAACGAGCAAGAACATCATTGCCTTGTACAATGTGTGGAGGGACGAGGAGAAAAACACGTTGAACTTTATCACCGAGGTGTGTACGAGTGGGAATCTGAGGGAGTATAGGAAGAAACATAGGCATGTTTCTATGAAGGCGTTGAAGAAGTGGTCCAAGCAGATTTTAAAGGGGTTGGACTACTTACATACCCACGAGCCTTGTGTTATTCATAGAGATCTCAATTGCAGCAATGTTTTCGTCAATGGGAACGTTGGACAG gTAAAGATTGGCGATTTGGGTTTGGCAGCAATCGTGGGGAAGAGCCATATGGCACATTCAGTACTAGGGACGCCGGAATTCATGGCACCGGAGCTATACGAGGAGGATTATACAGAATTGGTGGACATATACTCGTTTGGAATGTGCTTTCTAGAGATGGTGACTTTGGAAATTCCCTATAGTGAGTGTGACAATGTTGCTAAAATATACAAGAAAGTGTCGTCTGGGGTGAGACCCCAGGCCATGAGCAAAGTTAAGGATCCTGAGGTGAGGGCATTCATTGAGAAGTGCCTTGCACAACCGAGGGCAAGACCCTCTGCAGCCGAGCTCCTCAAGGATCCATTCTTTGATGaacttgatgatgatgaaaatgatgaaattatgATCGTCGTTTAG